TTGTCGAGCGAGATGATAGGACAGTTGAACAAATTACGTATTTGATGAAATGGGCTATGGGGCATTCATTTTGGCACTCTGTGATTCTATCTCCATCCTCTTTAAGGCGACATTGGGACCGTTTAGTCGCCCAGATGAAACAAGAACGAGCGTTGGCAAACGAAAAAGTTGTCTCCATACCGAAAAAGCAAATTCAAGAATTCAGTTTAGATCTTACGAAGGGGGAATCCATATGATTGCGGAAAAAGCTGTACTCGGCGCAATGTTGAAAGAGAATTATTTAATTACCGAATCTAACTTGAATGTAATGCAATTTACTGATCCAGTAAACAAAATGATTTTTCAATCAATGATAGAGCTTCGTAAGGCCGGTAAAACCGTTGATATGATTACGTTGCTGACGTCTTACAGTCCGCAAGATTTAGGCGGTGCGAATTATTTGAATGACCTGACCAACTATGCGCATCTTGAAAGGTTTGATAATCATGTTGGCGAGTTGTTGGACGTATGGCGGGAGCGGGAGAAGAAAAATGTGCTGCATGTTTCGGCGCATGAAGATTGGTCGATTGACAAGATTACGGCTGAACTGACGGCACTAACCGATAATCGGGTCAATGATCATTCCGACATCTTGTCAATGCTGGTGGACGTTTATGAAGATGCATTTATTGAAAAGGACATAAAGGAAGGGGCCCCTTCAGGCATTGACAAATTAGATGATATGACGAATGGATTCCAGGACGGGGAATTAACAATCTTGGCGGCCAGGCCGTCTATGGGAAAGTCGGACGTGATGCTACATATCGCGAAGCAATCTGGTTGGAAAGGCTATTTACCGATCATCTTTTCACTTGAAATGTCGGACAGTAGTTTGAGAGATCGACTCATTGCATCCACTGGACGATATTCAAGAAGCCGCATGCGAAATCCATACAGTATGTTAACGGACCGTCAAAAAGAAATTTGGCCTCAAGCAATCGGGTTATTGAGTGAAACGAAGATCCAGATTTTTGACCGCAGCAGGCAAACGGTTCCAGAAATGCGCATGAAAATACGCAAAATGATGAGTGAACATCAAGGGATGAAACCACTTATTTTAATTGACTATTTAACACTGATTCATTCGGATGAAAATAAACAGAATATGCATTTGCAAGTATCTAGCATTACGAAAGAGTTGAAAGCTGTTGCTCGAGAGTTTGATTGTCCAGTGATCACGTTGGCGCAATTGAGTCGTGCTGTGGAACAGCGGCAGGATAAACGTCCCATCATGGCAGACCTGCGCGAATCTGGATCGATTGAGGAAGATGCGGATGTCATTGTATTTTTGTATCGCGATGCGTATTACACAAAAGACGAGGACGACAATTTGATGGAAATGATTGTTGCGAAAAATCGAAATGGCCCAGTTGGCACTGCTGTCGCGCAATACAACAAATATACCGGGGAGGTACTGAATGGTGAGCCAATCAGTGAAAGAGTTGTTGTATGATGCCGTTTATTATGACGAATCGTTTTTAGCCCATGCAATTTATTTCGCGGTGCAAAAAGGATTTGTGCATCTAGAGGATCCAGAAAGCAAAATCCCTTATGAGCAATTGGATTATACAGCTATTTTGAAAATGCGCGATGAAAATCAATTGAAGATGTGCGGTGTAAAATTTTATATCATTCCCATGGCGTCTAAAAAATTTGCGCTTTATCTAGCGGAAAGGGATGATGAAGCGCGTGCTGAGCACCGACGGATTTATGGGGAGGTTGCGCGTAACGTTTTAGACATGAGCGATAAAATGGACACGTCAACTTATTGTGAGGAAACGAAAAAGTGGCAGTCGTTTCGGGAGTTGAAAAGGGAGGTGGTTGAGTTTCCGTATTATGCGGGGGAGATTTGGGGGCGCGGAGCGAGATTATAAGAAGCAAATATAGTTTTGAGCGCCTGCATCAAATCCATTTTAAACTAGCAATGTCATGTCAATTGCCAGGTCCTAAAACAATTCAGAATTAAATTAGAACCTGGTACTTTTTCACGAGTATCTGCAAGACGACCAGCAGGCAACATGAAGAAAACTATTTCAAAATGCTGCTTTTATACTATTTAATTAAGGTTTCTTCAAATGAATTCGTAATATCTATGGCGCACAATGTTTTGTTTTTTGTATAGTCAAGCGCACCTGTTCCCCCTAGATAAAAATCAATTTGTGGATGTTCAACGGCAAATTGGTCTAGGCTGTTTAACAAGTTTCGATCCGTTTCAAATGGAATTGTTGTTGTTGCTGATAATACGACTATTACTGGTTCTAATTTTTTTACAAGTGATTCAATTGAACCTGGTGCTGGAGAAGCGCCGATGAGAATGGTTTTCCAGCCTTGCATCATAAATTGCAATAAGAGAATATGCAAAGGGATTTCATGCTGCTCATAAGGAAGGCAGGCGCCTACAATTAAAGGAGCATCCTCTTTGTATCTGAAATTACGCCGAATTTGTACTAAAAAATCTCGTACGACAAGGCTTGAGACGGATTCTTGATATGCATCCCATTCTCTATTACTCCATTTACTTCCTATCTTATTCAAAAAAGGAATGACAACGGATGTCAAAAAGTCGGATAGACCGAAAGCATGTAGGTTACTGTGACAAGGTTTTCAATATGACGGATGGCGTGCTTAAGCAAGTATAAGTGTTCTTTGTAGCGTATATAGAAAAGCACATCCTGGGACCAAGTTTAGGATATTTTACATAGAACTAAAGGAATAAGGTAATACTCTGGAAAAATAGGAATGGAGTGAAGCCGTTAATGGTGCCTAATCACAAATGGAAATTAGTAACATCCATTGCAATACCTCTTATTGGCGGTACGATTGCCGGTACATTGGCAACAAAGTCTGCAAAAGCTAAGTATCAAAATTTGCAGACACCAAGTTTTGCCCCACCTAGTTGGGTGTTTCCCGTGGCATGGACGAGTCTATATACTTTAATGGGTGTCGCAAAACATCAATTCGATAAACAGCCAAAATCAAGTAATCTGCAGACCGGCGGCAATGCAACTTATACAACACAACTTGGCCTAAACTTTCTTTGGTCCTTTCTGTTTTTCCGGTGGAACTTAAGAGGAACTGCACTTGTGGATGCATCGATGCTATGGACGGCGGTAACATTGAATACGTATTATTTCTACCGTGGAAGCAAGCTTGCAGGCTCCTTAATGATTCCATACACTGGATGGACAACCTATGCAGTTGCACTAAACTATGCGACTTGGAAAATGAATCGTGGAAGACATACAGAGTATTCTTGAAAAAAGAAGCTTAATTAAGTGAGCAAGGGAAGGTCTGCAGGATTTTCCTCTAATTCAGTAAAACAAATCCTGAATCCATTGATTAACTGTTAGCGTAAAATAAGAGATACAAAGATAACCGTAAACGTTGCTGTAAAGGTGGCGTTTATGGTTATTTTTTGTGTGATTTTAAAGACCAGACTTAAAAAAATGCGGATAGTAGAATTTGTGAAAATCAATCTAGTGAAACAAAATACTTGTGGGGATTTATCCTTAATGGTCTATCGTGTGTAACAAAAGAAAACAATTAAATTGGAGGCGATAGTCCGCTTAGAGTACCACCGCTAAGCTTTACAGATTATTTTGGTAGGTTTAATGATTTTGATGGTGACATGAATGCTTCATTCATTTGAAGTGACGTTTATACATAACAGTCATTAATGCGGTTGTACGGTTGTTTAAAATTGATTGAGAAAGTCGGGGAATTGTGTCCTCGGCTTTTTGGTTGTATGTAAAAGTTATCAATTATACAAAGACATGACATGAATTATTCTAATTAGGTCGGCCGTATATATCAAACATGATTTTAATGTATCGATTGGACAATCTGTCCAAAAAAGATAGATAAAACTATACGCATTGACAGAAGAATAAAAGTATTCTGTGTAGTAATGTTTGTTGATAGCAAGTAATTTATTTGGAGGTGTTTTGTAAGCGCCCACAATTCGAGGGTAACTGACAAATTTCACGCTAAGACATTCAAATTAGGGGGTAGAATGGATGAAAGCAACGTTCAGAACACCAAAAACGAATAAAGGTTGGTTTGGTCTAATGGCGATTCTCGCAATTATCCTGTTAGGAAGTTGGCCAGTTATTCCTTTATTGAATAAGACAACCATCCTTTTTGGTATGCCAGTCCTGATGGTTTGGTCGGTCGCCTTAATTATACTGACGACTAGTACGCTCATGGTACTCAATAAAATAGGGGTGAATGACTGATGGCACAGTGGATTCCATTTATGATTACAGTATTGTATATGGTTGTCGCCGTTTGGCTTGGCTTTGGTGCAGGTAAGGGAAGAAACATGAACAAGGTTGAGGAATGGGGAGTAGCGGGAAGAAGTTTGGGACCAATCATCATGTACCTGCTTGTCGGTGCGGGAGGGATTAGTGCTTATACATTCATGGGAGCGCCCGGATGGGCATATTCAAAAGGTGTTCCAGTTTTGTATGTAGTCGTTTACTTGACGTTTATGGGCATCACAGCCTGGTATCTTGGTCCGAAAGTTTGGAGTTTAGGTGTGAAATTTAACCATGTGACGCAAGGGGCGGCAATTACGCATCGGTATGAAAGTCCGGCGTTGGGCGCTTTGGCTACATTCGTGACTTCTATTGGAATTCTTGCTTATGCCGTACTCCAGACAACAGGATCAGCTTATATCTTGAATGTAATGAGCCATGGTAAGATTCCAATCTGGTTAGGGGTTATTCTTTCACTTTCAGTCATCTCTATCTATCTATTTCGAAGCGGGCTGCGTGCAATTGGCATCACGAATGCTTTCCAAGGAGCACTTATGTTCGTTGTGTCCTGGTCGTTTGGACTTTGGGTAGTGAAGCAGTTCACAGGCGGCTATTCGTTCGGTCCGGTTTTTGAACGGGTACGAGAGGAAGCACCTCAATTCCTTACACTTCCCGGAAATCTGGGGGATATGGGCTTTGCATTCTGGACGACATCCATTCTGATCTCTATGGTTTCTGTTTGGCAGACACACTGGATTCAGTGGATGGGCGCGGATACTCGAAAATCAATACGTACAGCTGCCACGATGTTGCCGACATATTACATCGTTTGTATACCAATGTTAGTCGTTGGGTTCATCGGCATTTTTGTGTATCCAACTTTGGCCAATGCGGATACTGTGGCAATCCAGATGGCGATGGATAGCATGCCGGTTTTTCTTGCTGGTTTGTTAGGAGCAGGAACACTTGCAGCTGCAATGTCGTCAAGCGAGCCGTGTATTCATTCAACGGCACTTAGCTATAGCAAAGACATTATCCAACCGCTATTTAAGTTATCTGATGAAAAGGCTGGAAAAATGACGCGCTGGCTCATCTTCCCAATTATGGGACTCATTGTTGCACCTATTTCAATCATGCAGCCGGCAAGTCTCGTTTACATCTTGCTCATTGGCTATGGCTTTATCGGTCAGGCATTTCCAGCGCTAGTAGGCATGTTCTTCTGGCCACGTGCGACCAAGCAGGGAGCCTTCTGGGGTCTAGCGGCAGGGTTCGTTCTAACGCTCATTTTCTCGGTTTGGTTTCCGCATCCGTTGGGTATCCATGCGGGTGTCTGGGGTCTCTTTATCAACTTGCCGATTTTCTTTATTGTCTCGCTTATGACAGAGCCAGTCTCAAAGAAGGCGGTTGAGGACTTTTTCCCTGATATGGTTGAAGAACTGTACGAGGAAAAAGAAGTTTCAGAGGAAGTTACGAAACCGGTATCCATCTAACTATCATTTAGTACGTGGAAGGGGTATGCAGAGTGGCGAAGGAATTATTCATTAATGGTGAAGTTATTACAGTCAATGGCAAAGATGAAATTGCTGAAGCAATCGCTATCAAAGACGGTAGGATTATGGCCGTCGGAACAACGGATGAAATACTTAAGCTTCAGGACGGGGAAAGCGAAGTGACTGATCTTGATGGTCGGACACTTATGCCAGGCATCATCGAGTCCCATATTCATACGACAATGTATGGGGCGAATGTGCTTGCTGTTTCATGCAAAAATCCAGAAATCCGTTCGATTCCGGATTTACTTCGGAAGTTGAAGGAACAGGCTGCGGAAGTTCCGGTAGGTCAGTGGGTTCGGGCCTGGGGGTTTAATGAAACAATCATCGAGGAAGGACGCTTTCCTACGCGAGAGGAGTTAGACAGCGCCACGGACCGGCATCCAGTGATGGTAGTTCGCGCGTGCGGGCATATTTCAGCCGTAAACAGTAAGGGGCTTGAGATTGGAGGCATTACTCGTGATATGCCAAATCCGGAAGGTGGCGAAATTGGTCGCGGTGCGGACGGAGAACCAGATGGACGCCTTATCGAGACTGCGCATATGAACCTGTATCAACTCGCCGCACATACCCGCGAAGAGATTCGTGATGCGCATAGAATTGCCTCTAACCATTTTGCGGAGAAGGGTATTACATCAATCCATGATGCAACCGGTTATGGCATTAATAATATCGAGGCACTTCGTGAGGACGCTGAAGCGGGGATAATAAAACAGCGTGTTTATGCGATGGTGGGTGCTTTGAATAAGCCGGAAGAAGTAGTCCGTCATTACCTCGAAAAAGACATTCGAACGGGAGACGGGAATGAGCGCTTCAAGTATGGTCCGGTCAAGGTGTTCCTCGACGGCTCGAGTAGCGGACCGACCGTTTGGACGACCGAGCCGTATACGAGCGATTCTGAAAACTATGGTATCCATTACCTGACACAAGAAGAACTAGACGAACTATTTATTCCCGCGCATGAAAAAGGATGGCAGATTACTGCTCATGCACAAGGGGATGCGGCGATTGACCAGTTGCTCAATACGATTGAAAAGGCACTTAAGCTCCATCCGCACAAGGATGCTCGCCATCGAATTGAGCATGCAGGACTTGCTAGGAAGGACCATGTACAACGTATGAAGGAATTGGGAGTTGTCCCGACACCAAACCCGGCATTTTTTCATGAATATGGGGATGGCTACATGAAGAACTACGGAAAACGTGCAGAAGGAATGTATCCACTTAAAAGCTATTCCGAAAATGGAGTTCCTGCGACGCTAACAGCAGATTGTCCGGTCGCAGATTTTAATCCGATGCGAGGTATACATGGTGCAATAACGAGGAAGGCGCAGTCCGGCCAAGTTGTTGGAGAGGCTGAACAGATTAGTTTGCTTGACGCCATTCGTTGCTACACGATGAACGCAGCTTACTCTGGATTTGGTGAAAAGGAGACTGGATCAATTGAAGTCGGGAAGATGGCGGACATCGCAATCCTTAATCGGTCCATCTTAACTGCCAATGTGGATGAAATCCTTCTAATCAATATTGACCGGACAATCATCGGTGGCGAAACTGTTTATGACCGGAACATGGAAGTAATTCGGGCATGAATAATATCCGGATAGTGAAAGCAATCACGCTTAGTGGCTCACCGTATGACATCGGTCGCAGTCATGGGGAGCAAGGAAAAACAGAAATTAATATTAGCCTCGAAACATACGAGGCTCTTTTCTATGGATACACAGGTATGTCATGGAATGAAGTGTGCGAGAAAGCGCTATTACATCATGATGCCATTATGGCTTTTCGACCCGAATATATTGAGGAAATGCAAGGGGTTGCAGATGGGGCTGGTGTTCGCTTCGAAGACATTTTGGCATTAAATGCAAGGAGCGAGATTGCACTTACATCTACTCCAGACGGTTGCACGTCTTTTGCTCTTAATAGTGGCAAAAGGACATGGCTTGGTCAGAATTGGGACTGGAAAGGGAGTCAGACAGGTGCGCTACTTGACGTTCATATAGAACAGAAGGATAAACCGGCTATCCGTATGATTACCGAAGGCGGGATTATCGGAAAAATTGGTATAAACTCAGCTGGTGTTGGTGTTTGCTTGAATGCACTCCTGACCCGCACTTGGCAGCCGAAAGTCCCGATCCATCTTGGGTTAAGGGCAGTACTCGATTCGCACTCTTTTGAGGAGGCAACTGAAATTGTTGAAGGGAAAATGGCCTCACCTGCGCATTTTCTAATTGCCTCCAGAGACGGCAGAATGGCTGGAATGGAAGTATCGCCCGTTCGTACGGCAACCATTGGACCAAAGAATGGGATGGTATTGCATACAAACCACATCTGCGATACACAGCTCCAAGAAGCAGTGTGCGACTTTCCGATCTTAGATTCCGTTCCGAGACTGGAACGAATTCGAGATTTGATAGGTGAGTTGGATGACGATCCCCAGCAGGAAGATTTGTTCAGCGTCCTATCTGATCATCAGGGATATCCTGATTCAATCTGCAGACATGTGAATGTTAATGACCCTGAACACACGCAAATGGAAACCGTATTTAGCATCGTAATGAATTTGACGGAAGGTACTTTTGAATATCGACTTGGGCATCCATGCAGCACAAATGTTAATCGTTTGAAATGATGCATTCTGTTTTAATTGAGACGTCAACCGATGGACTGGTATTAATGTGATCTTTATTAGAAGAAAATCAAGCAAATAAACTTACTGGGGGGATGTAAAGTGGAGCGGGTCAATCGCAATCGGCTGCGAAATTTAATCAATCAATTCAGTGCGTTTGGTGCGACGCCAGGCAACGGGGTATCTCGTCTTTCTTTATCCCGAGCAGACATAAAGGCACGTAATCATTTCAGGGAGATTTGTGAAGATGCCGGGCTATCGGTGAAAGTAGATGATATGGGCAATATGTATGGAATACTTCCAGGTCTAAAGGAATTACCCCCAATTGCAATGGGCTCCCATCTCGACTCTGTCGTGAGGGGAGGACGCTTTGATGGGACACTTGGTGTCATTGCTGGACTTGAAGTCGTGCAAACCATTCGTGACCGTAATATGGAGCTCAATCATCCGGTTATGGTCATAAATTTCACCAATGAAGAAGGGGCGCGTTTCGATCCGGCTATGATGTCGTCAGGTGTTCTATCAGGTAAATTCGCCAAAGAGGTAATGCTTCGCTCAGTTGATACGGAAGGCATATCGTTTGGGGAAGCGTTAAAACAGAGCGGCTTCGAGGGAGGTAAGGAGAACAGACTAAAAGAAGCAGTTGCCTTCCTCGAACTCCATATTGAACAAGGTCCAGTACTTGATAGTTATGGAGAAGATATTGCGGTAGTGGAAGGGGTCATGGGCATGGTCTGTTATGAGATTTCTATTAAAGGCGAGTCGAATCACGCTGGGACAACGCCAATCACAATGCGAAAAGATGCTATGTTCGCAGCTGCCAACGTGATTGTACAGCTCCAGAAAGAACTAAAGAAGTTGCCAGAGGACCTCGTCTATACAATTGGTCGTATCAACGCATATCCGAACATTCACACCGTCATTCCGAACGATGTGACATTCACAATTGAAGCGCGCCATACAGATTCCGATGTTATCCGTGCAGTCGAGGAGATTATTGAACAGTTGCCTGAGGAAATTGAGCAGTGCACATTTAAGCATGAAAAACTATGGGAACGTTCAACAGTAGACTTTGATTCTGTTATTGTCGACGCTGTAGATGAAGCCGTGGGGGAGCTTGGTTACAAGACCCGCCGGATGTACAGCGGTGCGGGGCATGATGCGCAGTTCATCGCAAGCTATATCCCATCGGCAATGATTTTCGTTCCAAGCATGAAAGGATATAGTCATCGCGAAGACGAATATACATCATACGAAGAGTGTGCAAAAGGGGCCGATGTCTTGCTGAATACGTTATTAAAGTTGGACAGGAAAAAATCGGATGACAAGGACAGAGAGACGTCTGTTATTAGTAAGTCCACACACTCAATAAAATGATAGATATTGCTTTTCAAAGAGGGGTGAAAACAGGAACGGTGTGAATCCAATTGGAAGTTTTGTTATTCAGCCAACGTGCGCTTAAGTCAAGGAGAGCAATGTCCTTGAAGACGTTGCTCTTTACATTTAAACACTTCAACCAAAAGACCAATTTCCACGTATTCAAGAGAAGTATCCTGAGTAACATTTATAGACTAAACAAGAATACATCTAGTTAAATTTACATGAATAGTGATGTAGAACCGCGATTCACAAAAAATTAGAGACTTCCGCCATATCCAAACTATTATTTCAAGCTATAGATGAAAGCTTCGATTCTGTCGAGGCCTTCTTTTATATTTTCCATTGAATTGGCAAATGAAATGCGAATGTAGTCTTCAGCTCTAAAGGCACTTCCCGGAACAACCGCAGTATATTGTTCTTCTAAAAGTCGAGTTGCAAACTCAAGCGAACTTAATTTTGTATGCTGAATGGAAGGAAAAATGTAGAATGTGCCATTTGGTTTTAAGGCATGTAAACCCATTTCAGTTAATCGATTATAGACGTAATCTCTTCTTTCGATATAGGCTCTGTTCATATTTTCCGGCGCATTACGACAATTGTTTAAAGCATCAATTGCAGCATATTGGCTAGGCAGTGATGCGCAAATGGAATTATTTAGATGAACTTTTAATACTTGTTCAATGACTTTTTGATCCCCTAGTACATAACCAAGTCTCCAACCGGTCATCGCATGCGATTTTGATAAGCCATGCAATAATAGTAATTGAGGTCTAATTTCTGGATAGCTTGCAAAAGAAATATGGTCAAAATCAAATACATTTTCACTATAAATTTCATCAGACAGAATAAAAATCTTATGTTTACTCAATAGACGTACAAGTGGTTCAATCTGTTCTTTTCTCAACGAAACGCCGACCGGGTTCGAAGGGAAGTTTAAAATAATTGCTTTTGTTTTAGAAGAAATTATTTTTTCTAAATCATCCGGATCGGGAATGAAATTTGTTTTCGTTGTATCGAGTGTCACGATTTTCCCGCCGCTTAATTGGATGATCGATTCATATCCCGAATAGGAAGGGATTGGCAGAATAACTTCGTCACCTGGGGTGATAATCGTCCTTAATACAGAATCAATCGCTTCACTTGCCCCGTTGGTAATGATAATTTCCTCATAAGGATCATATAGAAAGCCGTATTTTTCATGAAAAAAATTAGATACAGCCTCTCTTAAAGGTAATAAACCAGCATTATGTGAGTAACCGGTGAGATTATTTTCGATTGCTTTAATTCCGGCATCTTTTACACGAGTTGGTGTGGGAAAGTCCGGTTGGCCAATTGTTAGATTAATCCCATTCGAATATTCACTTACTTTGTTTGCAAAAACTCGAATACCTGGAACACTAATATCCTTTACAATAGGATTTATTTTGTTTAGCATGAATTCTCCTCATTTCTTAATATGTATACATTATACAATGAACACTATATTCCAAAAGAGCGGAATTGTAAATCTCTTCTTGCGTTGAATTCTTTAATTCTCTAACTCACTGATGAAAAACAAGTTTAACTTATCTATATTAATGGGAAGCTAGAATGGTAGCGGAGATATAAAGATAAGTGGGAGGTTATCTGACCTTAGATTGCTCATTTATAAGGATTACTTAGAGAAATCTCGCCTGATTGAAAGATCAATTTATAATTGAAAAATAATATGGGTAATTATTAAAAATATTCAATTGACAACTATTTATGAGTAAGTTAGTATATTTATGAGTTATTAAGTATACATTATACATTTATTTATTAACTTAGAAAATGGGGTGGAGAGTTAAAATTCAATCTCTTCGCTTTGATAGGGAAAGCAGCTTTTACTATGGGGGAGGATTTATATGCGTAAAAAGATAGTTTTATTTTTAAGTGTAACTGTATTGTTATTTATGTTGGCAGGATGTTCCGAGAATGGCGATGCTGGAGGGGAAGGGACGAAACTTCAATTAGGTCATGCATTATCTGAAGGAACGCCGGCTGCGGAACTAATTGAAGAAATGGCTGAAAAAGTAAATGAAAGAACGGATGGCAGAGTTTCCTTTGATATATTTCCTAATAGCCAACTAGGCTCTGAGACTGAAATGTTGGAGCAAGTTAAACTTGGTACGATGGATTCAGCAGGAATTATGATTGGCACCATGCAATCGTTAGATCCTAAATTGGCGATTGAAGATTTACCATACATGTGGAAAGACATTGAACATGCTCGTTCCGCATATGAAGGGGAATTTGGGGATTATTTAGCAGATATCATTGAGAAACAAGGAATGAAGAAAATTGGTTATCTTGAATGGGGATTTCGGCATATTACAAATAATAAGCAACCAATCGTGACACCTGAAGATATGAAAGGGATGAAAATTCGGGTTGCTGAAACAAAGTTACGTGTCGATGCATTTGAAAAGATAGGCGCGCTTCCAACTGTGATGGCTTTTAGCGAATTATATGGAGCTTTACAGCAAGGTACAGTAGATGCGCAAGAAAATCCCTTGGCGAATATTGTTGCGCCAAAGTTTTATGAGGTACAAGACTATTTATCACTGACGGGTCATTTTTACAATACGATCATGTTAGTTGTATCTTCAGATGTTTGGGAAAAGATTTCTGAAGAAGATCAACAAATCATCTTAGAAGAAGCTGAAAAAATTCAACAAGAAGTGATTGTTCAAAATGATGCGCAAGAAGATGAATATATTGAAAGTTTAAAAGAAAATGGAATGCAAGTGAATGACGATGTAAACAAAGAAGCTTTCCGTGATGCAATGTTGCCAGTTTATGAGAAATGGGAAAAAGATGTATTCGGGGAAGAATTAATGAATATTTACCGAGAAGCTTCGGGGTGGTAAGGAAGAGGAGGGGACTTCCTTCCTTTTTTTCTTTATGCACATATGAAACTGGAGGTCAATGGAATGCAAATAACTAAAATGATTGCGAGAATATTAACATTTCTATGTGTGGTTTCAATTGCTTTATTAGTTATAGTCGTTTTTACACAAGTCGTTTCTAGAATGTTAAATTATTCATTACCAGGCACAGAGGAATTGTCTAGATTGATGATAGTTTGGTTAACGTTTTTAGGAACAAGTTTAGCAATTCATGAAAAATTGCACTTAGCGGTAACTTTTTTCGTTAAGAAGGTAAGCACGAAGATAAAAAAGTGGATTTATTTCTTTGTACATATTCTAACCATTTTATTTTTCGGTATTTTGCTAGTTTACGGGTTTAAATTAACATTTTCATCAATGGGAAATTTATCACCGACCTTACAATTACCTATGTCTGTGTTTTATGCAG
This window of the Sporosarcina pasteurii genome carries:
- a CDS encoding TRAP transporter small permease, which translates into the protein MQITKMIARILTFLCVVSIALLVIVVFTQVVSRMLNYSLPGTEELSRLMIVWLTFLGTSLAIHEKLHLAVTFFVKKVSTKIKKWIYFFVHILTILFFGILLVYGFKLTFSSMGNLSPTLQLPMSVFYAAIPVSSIFSIYFISTHMFESTAEGESFA
- a CDS encoding aminotransferase class I/II-fold pyridoxal phosphate-dependent enzyme; the encoded protein is MLNKINPIVKDISVPGIRVFANKVSEYSNGINLTIGQPDFPTPTRVKDAGIKAIENNLTGYSHNAGLLPLREAVSNFFHEKYGFLYDPYEEIIITNGASEAIDSVLRTIITPGDEVILPIPSYSGYESIIQLSGGKIVTLDTTKTNFIPDPDDLEKIISSKTKAIILNFPSNPVGVSLRKEQIEPLVRLLSKHKIFILSDEIYSENVFDFDHISFASYPEIRPQLLLLHGLSKSHAMTGWRLGYVLGDQKVIEQVLKVHLNNSICASLPSQYAAIDALNNCRNAPENMNRAYIERRDYVYNRLTEMGLHALKPNGTFYIFPSIQHTKLSSLEFATRLLEEQYTAVVPGSAFRAEDYIRISFANSMENIKEGLDRIEAFIYSLK
- a CDS encoding DctP family TRAP transporter solute-binding subunit, with amino-acid sequence MRKKIVLFLSVTVLLFMLAGCSENGDAGGEGTKLQLGHALSEGTPAAELIEEMAEKVNERTDGRVSFDIFPNSQLGSETEMLEQVKLGTMDSAGIMIGTMQSLDPKLAIEDLPYMWKDIEHARSAYEGEFGDYLADIIEKQGMKKIGYLEWGFRHITNNKQPIVTPEDMKGMKIRVAETKLRVDAFEKIGALPTVMAFSELYGALQQGTVDAQENPLANIVAPKFYEVQDYLSLTGHFYNTIMLVVSSDVWEKISEEDQQIILEEAEKIQQEVIVQNDAQEDEYIESLKENGMQVNDDVNKEAFRDAMLPVYEKWEKDVFGEELMNIYREASGW